The region CCGCTCACGTTTCTGCGCCTTGCGCCGCCGCAAATTGGTGCGCAGGGCTTCAGCCAGACGCTTGTCCCGCTCGGCCTTGGCCGACGGTTTCGATGAACCCTGATCCTGTGTCATGCAGCGGTTTTACCCAAGAAACGACAAGACGCAAGCGGTTTCCTGCCGGAGTAGTCGTCGAGTGGTCGGGAATTGGTCTTATATTTGCATGGGATTGGGAGCTCAGGCGGTTCAAATATCAGGTTGGCCCCTGTCCAAATGCTGTATGATGCTGTACATGCAACCGGAGTGTCGGAGGCGAGGCGCAGCTAATTGATTCTGAGTGTCTAAAGTGCAGGTAGGGCGGTGTCTGAAGGAGTGAAGAGCGCATCATCTGGTGACGGAGCTCCGGTATCCGGGGCGTTTCGGTCCGTGCGCGGAGCGTTTATGGGTGTCGGGCTCGTCAGCATGGTCATCAATATGCTGATGCTGACCGGCCCGTTGTTCATGCTGCAGGTCTATGACCGGGTTCTGGCCAGCGGGTCTGTGCCAACCCTGGTGGTTATCGGTTCGCTTGCCTTTGCACTTTATGTTTTCTACGGCCTCCTGGAAGGGGTGCGCAGCCGTATCCTGTCGCGGCTGGGCCAACGGGTTGATGCCCGGCTTTCAAGCCGGGCCTATGATCTGTCCACCTATCTGCCATTGGTCCTGGGCCCCAAGGCGGCCCGGCTGCGCCCGGTGCAGGACCTTGACACCATGCGGCAGTTTCTCTCAGGCCCCGGTCCTGCAGCCCTGTTCGACGTGCCCTGGATGCCGTTCTATCTGGCTGTGGTTTTCCTGTTTCATCCAATCCTCGGTTTTGTCGCGTTTGGCGGGGCGCTGCTGATTACTGTGCTGATCGGCCTCAACGAGGTTTTCACACGCAAGCCGGCTCGGGAAAGTGCTCAGGAAACCGGGCGCAGGCAGCAACTGGTCGAAGTCAGCCGCCGCAATGGTGAAGCAGTCCGGGCCATGGGTATGACAGAGGCTCTGAAAACCCGTTGGGAGGAGGGGAATTCGGCCTATCTCTCAAGCCAGCGGCGGGCGGCGGATGTGGCGGGCCTGTTCAGCACATCGACGAAAGCTTTCCGTTTCCTGCTGCAATCGGCCATCCTCGGTGTTGGTGCCTGGCTGGCGATCGGTCAGGAAATCACGCCCGGTGTCATGATCGCGGCTTCCATCATGACCTCACGCGCTCTGGCTCCCATTGAGCAGGCCGTGGCGCACTGGCGCGGGTTTGTCGCCGCCCGGCAGAGCCACGCACGTCTGAAAAAAATGATGGATCGTGGTGAAGAGCAGACAGCCCGCATGGATATGCCTCTGCCGGAACAAAGCCTGAAGTTCGAGGCGGTAGCGAGCGGACCTGCAGGTGATACAAAGCCTTTTATCCAGAACATTTCCTTTCAGCTGAAAGCAGGCGACGGGCTCGGGATCATCGGCGCGTCCGGCTCAGGCAAATCCACTCTGGCACGAACAATGGTTGGCGTTCTGCCTGCCTTGCGTGGCAAGGTGAAATTTGACGGCTCGGAATTGAGCCAGTGGCCATCCGAACGGGTCGGCCAGTTCATCGGTTATTTGCCGCAGGATATCCAGTTGTTCGACGGCACCATTGCCGAGAATATTGCCCGGTTCCAGACTGATGCACCGTCTGAGGCGATCATCAAGGCGGCGAAACAGGCTGATATTCACGGGCTGATTACCGAACTGCCGGATGGGTTCAACACGGTTATCGGATCGGCGGGCATGACCTTGTCCGGTGGTCAGAAGCAGCGGGTTGCGCTGGCTCGGGCGCTCTATGGTGAGCCGTTTCTGGTGGTGCTGGACGAGCCGAATTCCAATCTGGATGCGGAAGGCGAAGCCGCGCTGACCAATGCCATCAAGGAGATGCGTGAGCGCGGCTCAATTGTGGTGGTGGTCGCGCACAGACCCAGCGCCATTGCGGCCGTGGATACAATTCTCTGTATGACAAAAGGCCAGGCGAGTGCTCTTGGCCCGAAAGACGAGGTGATGAAGCAGGTGATCGCTCCCGTCCCTGGTGCCAAGGGGGCTGCGTAATGTCAGAGCAGAGTATGCCGCAATCGTCTCCGGCCGCGCACGGCGAACAGATTCTCAGCCAGAGCATCCGCAGGCATCTTGTCTGGGCGGCGGTGCTGATTGTCACGTTGTTTGGTGGCATCGGTGCCTGGGCCGCACTGACGGAAATCTCAGGCGCAGTGGTCGCGTCCGGCGTGGTGGTGGTGGAAACCAACACCAAACAGGTGCAGCATCAGGAAGGCGGCATCGTCAGGACCATTCAGGTGCGTAACGGGGATGCGGTCAAGGCTGGAGATCTGCTGATCCGCCTTGATGATACAGTGACCCGCGCCAATCTGTCGGTGATCACCCAGCAGCTTGATGAGCTGTCAGCCCAGGAAGCAAGATTGATCGCAGAGCAGTCCGGAGCAGACGGGATTACGTTTCCTGACCAGATCTCATCAAATGCGGACGCGCGGGCATTGCGTCTCATTCGGGACAGTCAGAGCCAGTTGCTGGAAGCCCGCCGCAAGTCGCTGTCTGGCCGCAAGACCCAGCTTCGTGAGCAGATTACGCAGTTTGAGAAGCAGATTGACGGCCTGACCGCCCAGCGTGACGCCAAGGCGAAGGAAATCAAACTCATTCGCGAAGAACTTGTGGATCTTGAAAAACTGCTGGCCCAGGAACTCGTATCCTCCACTCGGGTGACGGCTTTGAAACGGGATGAGGCCCGGCTTGAGGGTGAACATGGCGGCTTTATCGCCCAGATCGCCCAGACACGGGAAGGGATCAGCGAACGCTCCATCCAGATCCTGCAGATTGAGGAAGAAGCGCGGGCGGACGTTCTGCAGCAGCTGCAGGAAACCCGCTCCCGTATTGCCCAGCTGCAGGAACAGCGTATTGCTGCAGAGGACCAGCTGACCCGTGTGGACATCCGCGCCCCGCGCTCCGGCTTTGTGCACAATCTCTCTATTCACACCATTGGCGGCGTTATCGGCCCGGCCGAGACGGTGATGGTTATTGTACCAAGAGAGGACCTTCTGGTGGTCGAAGCACAGGTGCAGCCGGTGGATATCGACCAGTTGACCGCAGAACAGCAGGCGACTATCCGTCTGCCGAGCTTTGACCAGCGCACCACGCCAGAGCTTAAGGCAACCCTGAAGACCGTCTCCGCTGATCTGACGCAGGATCAGGTGTCCGGTCTCAGCTATTACCTTGTCCGCCTGACAATTCCCGATGAGGAATTGGCGAAACTCAATGGCAAAAGACTGATCCCCGGCATGCCGGTGGAGGCTTTCCTGAAGACGGAAGACAGGACGGTCCTGTCCTATATCGTCAAGCCGATTACAGATCAGATTGCCCACGCGTTGAAAGAGCGCTGAGCGTCCTGTCAGACAGGTTCTGAACAGTCTTCAAATCACCGCTCAAATTACTTCTGGTCTTTCACCGGAAGAGCCCCTAAATCTCTTCGCAGAATGAGATTTAAGGCCTGGGAACAAGAGCCGGTTCCTGAGCATGATTGAAAGGCTATCCCATGAAAAGACTGACAAAATTCTATATCGACGGGGCCTGGGTTGACCCGGTCGAACCGCGTGATTTCGATGTGATCAATCCGGCGACCGAAGAGCCGGCTGCTGTGATTTCCATGGGGTCTCCTGCTGATGTGGACAAGGCTGTTGCAGCAGCCAGGGCCGCCTTTGATGACTGGGCGGAAACTCCGGTGGAGGAGCGTGCATCCCTGCTTGAGCGACTGATCGAGATTTATCAGTCCCGGTCAGAAGCGATGGCCGTTGCCATGGTTGAGGAAATGGGAACGCCGTTGACCTTTTCCCGAGACTATCAGGCACCCTGTGGTGACGGACATATCCAGTCCACGGTTGACGCATTGCGCGCCCATGCCTTTGAGCGACCGAGCCCGCGTGGCGGGTCTCTCCTGCGTGATGAGCCGGTCGGGGTCTGCGGGCTGATTACTCCGTGGAACTGGCCCATCAACCAGGTGGTAGTCAAGGTTGCCCCGGCTCTGGCTGCAGGCTGTACGGTCATCCTGAAGCCAAGCGAATTCTCACCCATCTCCGCTGTCCTGTTCACGGAAATGATTCATGAAGCGGGCTTCCCCAAAGGGGTGTTCAATCTCATCAATGGTGATGGTCCGGGCGTTGGATCTGCACTCACGACCCATCCGGACGTGGATATGGTGTCATTCACCGGTTCCACCCGTGCCGGTATTGCTATTTCCAAGGCTGCGGCAGATACGGTGAAGCGCGTGGCACTGGAGCTCGGGGGCAAGTCTCCCAATATCCTGTTTGCTGACGCGGATCTTGAGCAGGCAACCGCGTTCAGTGTTGAAGCGGTCTTCTCCAATTCCGGCCAGACCTGTGACGCTCCAACCCGCCTTCTGGTCGAGCGCAGCGTTTATGACAAGGTGGTCGAGCTGGCACAGAAGGAAGCTGAAAACACCCGTGTGGCTGACCCGATGAGTGAGGGCGATCACATCGGACCGGTGGTCAACAAACGGCAGTTCGAGACCATCCAGATGATGATCGAAAAAGGTATGGGAGAGGGCGCGCGCCTGATCGCAGGCGGCCTCGGACGGCCTGAAGGGCTTGATAAAGGCTATTTCGTGCGCCCGACCATCTTTGCTGATGTGAACAATGAGATGGCCATTGCGCGCGATGAAATTTTCGGTCCGGTTCTCACTATCATCCCGTTTGACACCGAAGAGGAAGCCATTCGCGTGGCCAATGACACTCCGTATGGTCTTGGGGCTTTTGTCCAGTCCGGTGATAGGGCCAGGGCTCAGCGGGTGGCGAGAAAGCTCCGGGCCGGAACGGTTTCCATCAACGGTGAGGCCTACGACTATGATGTACCGTTCGGCGGCTACAAGCAGTCGGGTAATGGTCGGGAAAACGGCGTTTACGGCCTGCACGACTATCTGGAAGTCAAGGCTATCACTGGTTAAAGCATATTCCCGAAAAGTGTGGGCGGTTTTCGGACAAGAATATGCTTAGGGGATAGTGCATATTCCCGAAAAGTGTGCGCGGTTTTCGGACAGGAATATGTCTGGAACGAACAGGAAGAGGCGGCTGTCAGGGCCGCCTTTTTGCTTACAGAATCTGGCTGAGAAATTCTTTGGTGCGCGGGTCTTTGGCGTCATCGAAAAAGGTGGCCGGTGGTCCATGTTCGACAATCAGCCCTCTGTCGGTGAAGTAGATATGATCTGCCACCTCACGGGCAAACCCCATCTCATGGGTCACCAGAATGCAGGTCATGCCGTCTTCTGCCAGTTCCTTGATGGTGATCAGAACTTCGTTGACGGTTTCAGGGTCAAGGGCCGCGGTAACCTCGTCAAACAGCATCACGTCCGGCTTCATGGCCAGAGACCGGGCAATGGCAACACGCTGCTGCTGGCCGCCTGACAATTCACCCGGATAGCTGTTCTCCTTGCCCTCCAGACGGACCTTCTTGATCAGGGCTCGGGCCAGTTTCTCGGTTTCCGCCTTGTCCTGTTTCAGCACCCGGATCGGTGCCATCATCACATTCTGCAAGGCCGTTTTATGCGGAAACAGATTGTACTGCTGGAAGACCATGCCGACTTTCTTGCGGAGTTCCAGCTTGTCCAGGTCTGGATCGTTGACCTCCTGGCCTTCCACAAGAATGGAGCCCTGCTGAATGTCATTCAGTGCATTGATGCAGCGGATCAGGGTGGATTTGCCAGAGCCCGATGGCCCGATGATGCAGATAACCTCGCCCTTCATCACATCAAAGGATACGCCCTTGAGCACCTCCAGATCGCCAAACGCCTTGTGGACGTCCTTGACGGAAACCATTGGCTGATCGTCTGTCCAACTCATTGAATTACGTCCTCAGGTTTTCACGGCAAACTTCTTCTCCAGATACACGGTCCATCGCGCAATCGGATAGCAGTAGATGAAGAAGAGCAGCAGAACGAAAGAATAGAAGGGTGCCAGAAGGTCGGTACGTCCGCCTTCAGCAGCAAGCGCCTCGCCGGTCAGTGTCATGACCTCTGAAACACCCACGACAGAGGCCAGCACCGTGGCCATGGTCAGGATGGAATAGAGGTTCATCCAGGGCGGCAGCATGCGCTTTACACATTGCGGCAGGATAATCAGCCACAGGGTTTGTCGCCGTGTGTAGGCAAGGCTTTCGGCAGCCTCCCATTGACCGCTTGGTAGGGACACAATGGCACCGCGGACAATCTCCGACACATTCGCCATCACAGGCAGGGAAAGGCCGATAATGGCCTTCACCCAGTCCGGGAAGGGAATGGTGACAAAGCCCAGATTAAACTCGAAGGGCAACAGGAACATGGCAAAGAACAGAAGGACCAGCCACGGCGCATTGCGGAAGAACTGGGTAATGAACCAGGTGGATTTTCTCACCACCGGATTGAGCGAGATCTGTCCCAGCCCGAGAGCCGTGCCGACCACTGTCCCGAGAGCCATTGCACACATGGAAATGATGATGTTGAAAATGAAGCCCTGAAGCAGAAGGGGCATCCATTTCACCAGTGTATCAAGAGATGACGGGCGGGCCGTGCCATCTGTGGCATAGACGAGAGATGAAGAAACCAGGCAGAGGCCGAGAATAATCAGCCCGTGCCGCGGCTTCAGTGAGAACCCGTCACCCTGTGTGGAGCGGGTCTTGCGTGGCAGCATCACTGCCATATCGGATTTGAACTCTGGAGCGCTCATCAGCCATACCCCGGAATCTTGAGCCGGCGTTCCCAGCTGTTCATGCCCCAGACCAGAACACCGACCAGGAGGAAATAGGCGAGAAGCAGGAAGACCATCATCTCGGTGACATTCACATTGTCCGACCAGATCTGATTGGCTTCATAAAGCATCTCCGGAACCGCAATCGCATAGGCCAAGGTCGTGGTCTTGACCAGATTGACGAGATTGTTGTTGAGCGCAGGCAGAGCAACCCGGAAGGCAAGAGGCAATGTGATGTCGCGATAGATCTGCAGGCGGGTGAAGCCAAGCGCTTCGGCGGCTTCGACGGTGGATTTCGGTACCGCTTCAATGCCGGAGCGGAAAATCTCCACATTGAATGCACCCGCAAAGAAGGACAGGGAAATCACGGCCCATTCGAAACTGCCGAGAAGAGGCGCTTCGCCGCCCCATTCTGTCTGAACTTTCGGCATCAGGGAGCCAATGGCGAAATAGAAGAAGTAGAGCTGCACAAGTGGCGGTGTGTTGCGGAACAACTGGATATAGCCGTTAACGAAACGGCGGGTCCATTTGAAGGACGACCCCTGCAGCCAGGCTCCGATAATACCGATAATGACGGAAAAGATCAGGCAGATGACGGACAGCTTGATTGTGGTCAGAAAGCCGTTCAGCATCCGGCCACGGTCATAGGCATCATACAGGAATGGCAGATTGATGCCGGTGTTGTCGTACAACACCCGAAACCACTCGAAAAAGGCCTCCATGCCACCTCCCGGAGCTAATCCGACCCTGTCCGGACGAAACGACATAGCCTAAAGCTGGTCTGAAACTGGCCCGGAGCACATTCTATCTTGGAGAATAACGGCAGGGACGGGCGTCCCTGCCATCAGGTTTCAGGTGCAGATTATTTGAATTTATCGTGCATGGCCTTGGCAAATGGCGTGTTGGCAACACCCCATTTGGTTTCGAGCTCAAGGATGCGACCTGACTTGTGCCAATCCTCGATCATGCCAGCCATGAACGTCTTGAAGTTGTCCTCACCAAGACGAACAGCAAGACCCCAGGGGGCATCATCAATGGTGTTCAGCGGCATTTCGAAGTCCTTGAAGGCATTATCCTTTGTCTTGGCGACAATGGCTGAGTCATCATAGACAAAGGCGACGCAATTGCCTTGCTGGAGTGCCGCATAGGCTTCAGCTGTGCCTTTGAAGGCTACGATCTTTGCGCCATACTCCGTCGCTGTCTTCTTGTTGTAGAAAGCGCCCTGAATACCGCAGACTGGCTTGTCGCGCAGGTCTTCCCAATCCTTGAAGGCGAACTTCTTCGGAGACAGAATGTTGGTGCCGGATGAGTAGTAGTTCGGATCGACAATGTTGACGACCTTGCGACGGTCCGGACGGTCGGTCATGGTCGCAATCATCAGGTCAATCTTGCCCTGCTCCAGAAACTGCATCCGGTTGGAGCTTACAACAGGCACGTACTCGACCTTGACGCCGAGCTTGTCTGCCACGTCCTTGGCAAGGTCAGGTTCGATGCCGACAATACTGCCCGACGGGTCGCGGTAGCCATAAGGTTTATAGTCAGCTTTGACGCCGACTTTCAAAACGCCGGCTGCCTTGATGTCATCCAGAACATCGGCATTAGCCACCTGGGACGCCAGGGCAAAGGCACCAAGCGCAACGGCTCCAAGAAGAGTTTTGAATGTCATTGTATCCTCCCACACTACAATTCAATCGAAAGCCTATGCGAGGTGGTTTGCTGATGCAAACAGAAACAAGGGTCTAGGAATTGTGAGGTATCTGTTCTGCTGTCTGATCAGCGCGTATCAAGACTGTGGGATGGCCGTTTGTTTTACAATATCTGCAATCCGCGACAGCTGGCTTGCAAGCGGGCTGGTCTTGCGCCAGACCATGCCGATGGTCCGGGATGGCTTCGGTGCCTTGAACTGGCTGACACAGACAGAGGCTGACCGGGTTTCGACAGGGACCGCCATTTCCGGGATAAGGGTTACGCCTATCCCGGCGCTGACCATCTGAACCAGGGTGGACAGTGAGCTGCCGTCCAGAAGTTCACGTGGCCGGGCTGCGTGCATGTTGCAGAACGAGAGGGCCTGATCGCGGAAACAGTGACCTTCCTCCAGAAGCAGAAGCTTCATCTCTCTCAGCATGTCGCGGTTCGGCACCGGCTTGTCTTTGTCTTCCCCAGGGCGGACGAGGACGAAATTCTCGCTGAAGAGAGGGGTTTCCACCAGAGAAGGCTCTGAAACCGGCAAGGCAAGGATCGCCGTATCCAGCCTGCCGCCTGCGAGTTCCTCCAGCAGTTTTGGCGTCACCGTCTCACGGACATGTATCTCAAGACCTTCATAGGCCTTGCCGAGATCGCCGATAATCTTCGGCAGAAGATAGGGTGCAATGGTCGGGATAACGCCGATACGCAATCTGCCAACCAGCCGTTCCCTTGAAGCGCGGGCCAGATCTCCCAGTTCATTGACTGATCTCAGGATATCACGGGCTCTTAAGGCAAATTCCTCGCCAAAGTTGGTCAGGCGGACCTGCCGTGCTCCACGCTCGAACAGATCGGTCTCCAGTGTTTCCTCAAGTTCCTTGATCTGCATGGAGAGCGCAGGCTGCGAAATGGCACATGCATTGGCAGCCCGACCGAAATGTCCATGATGGGCCAGCGCCTCAAAATAGCGCAGCTGCTTTAGGGTCAGATTGATCATAAGGAAACCTTATTCAGGCAATCAGTAAATTCAACTTAAACTGATTAGGTCGCGTTGCTATATTCCTATCGTGAATGCTGGGAGATGCCAATGCTTCAATCCGCCGACATATCAATGCTGATGGCCGCTGGTCTTGTCTCTTTGAGTCTGGGAACGATGCTCTGGCGCAGCCTCCAACAGAATCATGCCAGGGTCGCACTCTGCCGGAAAGCCTCCAGCCGGTCATGAAACTGTATTCAATCGCAATGTCATTTAAGATGTCTGTCTGAACGACAATCATTATCAAACAAGCCTTCTACAGGAGAACAAGATGGCCGGGAATGGGAACAGCGCAGGCAAGTGCCCTGTCATGCACGCACAATCCGCGTCTGCTGGAACGTCAAACAAGGATTGGTGGCCGAATCAGCTCAATCTGAAAGTCCTTCGCCAGCATTCGTCCAAGTCAGACCCGATGGGTGCTGACTTCAATTATGCTGAAGCGTTCAAATCGCTCGACCTGCAGGCTGTCAAGCAGGACCTCTATGCCCTGATGACCGACAGTCAGGACTGGTGGCCGGCCGACTATGGTCATTACGGTGGCCTTTTCATCCGTATGGCCTGGCACAGTGCCGGTACATACCGCACCGGCGATGGCCGTGGTGGTGGTGGCACGGGCAACCAGCGCTTTGCGCCGCTGAACAGCTGGCCGGACAACGGCAACCTTGATAAAGCCCGCCGTCTCCTGTGGCCGATCAAGAAGAAATACGGCAACAAGATCTCCTGGGCTGATCTGATGATTCTGGCCGGTAACTGCGCGCTTGAAGATATGGGCTTCAAGACCTTTGGTTTCGGCGGTGGCCGTGCCGATATCTGGGAGCCGGAAGAAGACATCTACTGGGGTGTTGAGACCGAGTGGCTCGGTGAGAGCCGTTATACCGGTGACCGCGATCTGGAAAACCCGCTGGCTGCTGTGCAGATGGGCCTGATCTACGTGAATCCGGAAGGCCCGAACGGTGATCCGGATATCCTCGCGTCCGGTCGTGACATTCGCGAAACCTTCGCTCGCATGGGCATGAATGATGAGGAAACCGTTGCTCTGGTTGCCGGTGGTCATACCTTTGGTAAGGCGCATGGTGCTGGCGATCCTGGCCTTGTCGGTGCGGAACCTGAAGCCGCTCCGATCCAGGAAATGGGCTTTGGCTGGAAGAACGGCCTTGGCAGCGGCAAGGGTGATGACACCACCACCAGCGGTATCGAAGGAGCCTGGACTGCGAACCCGATCAAATGGGACAACGGATATTTCGATCTCCTGTTCGGCTATGACTGGAACCTGACCAAGAGCCCGTCCGGTGCCTGGATCTGGGAGCCGGTTGGTGTCAAGGAAGAGGACATGGCTCCTCAGGCGCATGATCCGTCCAAGAAGGTCAAGACCATGATGACCACGGCCGATATGGCCATGCGCATGGACCCGATCTATGGTCCGATCTCGAAACGCTTCCATCAGAATCCGGAAGAGTTCGCTGATGCGTTTGGTCGTGCGTGGTTCAAGCTGACCCACCGCGATATGGGGCCGCGGTCCCGTTATCTCGGCTCTGAAGTGCCTCAGGAAGAGCTGATCTGGCAGGATCCGCTTCCGGCTGTGGATCACGATCTGGTTGATGATGCAGACGTTGCTGCTCTCAAAGCCAAGATCCTTGCTTCTGGTCTGAGCGTCTCTGAGCTGGTCTCAACAGCCTGGGCCTCCGCATCCACATTCCGCGGTTCCGACATGCGCGGTGGTGCCAACGGTGCCCGCATCCGCCTTGCACCGCAGAAAGACTGGGAAGTTAACCAGCCTCTGCAGCTTGCGAAGGTTCTGGAAACACTGGAAGGCATTCAGGCCGAGTTCAACGGTCAGGGTGGTTCCAAGAAAGTGTCTTTGGCTGACCTGATCGTTCTCGGCGGTGCTGCCGGTGTTGAGCAGGCTGCGAAGAATGCCGGTGAGGACGTGACCGTACCATTCACGGCGGGCCGGACCGACGCGTCCCAGGAGCAGACAGACGCGGACTCCTTTGCTTTCCTTGAGCCGGTCGTCGACGGGTTCCGGAACTTCCAGCAGAAGCGTTTCACGGTTCCGACCGAAGAGCTTCTGGTCGACCGGGCTCAGCTGCTGACCCTGAACGTGCCTGAAATGACCGTTCTTGTTGGTGGTCTGCGTGTTCTGGGCGCCAATGTCGGTGGTTCAAAGCATGGTGTCTTCACAGATAAGGTTGACACGCTGAGTACCGATTTCTTCGTCAATCTGACCGACATGTCCACCGAGTGGGTGCCCACATCAGAAGACGAGCAGGAGTTCGAAGGCCGTGATCGTGCAAGCGGTGCAGTCAAGTGGACAGCAACCCGTGCTGATCTGATCTTCGGTTCCAACTCCCAGCTTCGTGCTCTGGCAGAGGTCTATGCGCAGGATGACAATCAGGCAGCTTTCGTCTGTGACTTCGTCTCCGCATGGAACAAGGTCATGAATGCAGACCGGTTCGATGTCGCATAAGCGGCTTCAGACCTGCTGAAAAGACAAGAAGCGCGGCTCATTGAGTCGCGCTTTTCTCATATTGGATCTGGATATGTGGACGTGAAAGGTTCTGTCCGGATGTGTGCAAACTGAAGTCGGGATGAACCGTCAGATGTTCTGGACCTGGGCAAACCCGCCAGCCTCAGCAGCTTGTTCTTCCTGTTGTCGGGCAGCCTCTTCTTCCTGATGGGCGGTCTCGCGCAGGGACTGGATTTTGCTGCCGGGAGCGGACTTGACCGTCTCACGCGGTTTTGGCCCGAAATAGGTCGGCGTCTTGATGAATTCGCGTGGTTTGAGCACGACGCTGGCTACACGCTGATACAATGCCTTGGCGGAAATCGGCTTCGACAGGATCTCGTGAACACCCAGATTGCGGGCTTCGACAATGGTGGAGCGTTCGGTATAGGCCGTCACCATGATCACTGGAACAAAGGCAAAGGGATTGTCAGGATTGCGCAGGATTCGCATCACTTCCGCACCATCCAGAACCGGCATGACCCGGTCCAGAAGAACAATATCCGGATTAGCTTTTTCCATGGCTTCAAGAGCGGCAACACCGTCTTCCGCCTCGACAATCTGGCGTACACCGAATGCCTGCAGCACCATTCTGAGGATGGTGCGCATATATGAACTGTCATCGGCGATAACGAAGGAAAGTTCCTTCAGATCCAGATTGTACACATGTCACTCCAGAGGCGGGACTCTCACAGCCTCGATTCCTCAACAGTCTGGCGCGGAAACCCTGAAAAATTATTAAGAATAATGACAAAAATGTAAGGGCAGCTTTTCTGCGTCGCTTTGACGCTGTTCAGGAAAAACACTTAAAAACCGCCATTCTTGATCTTCCTCAAACACCTGTTCTCAGATATGTGCTTCAAAAGTGCGCGAGCGCGTCAAACTGGCATTAGACTTTTGTAACGCGGTTGATTAACTTGGAGGAATTCCAATGTGGCACCAATCGACGAATACGCACGGGATACAGACAATGAACTATCAGTCATTCTTTGAAGGCGCAGTTAGCGCTCTCAAAGACGAGAAGCGGTATCGAGTCTTCGCAGACCTGGAACGTGTTGTCGGTCGTTTTCCCCATGCTATCCATCGCCGGGATGGAGAAGAGCGGGATGTGACGATCTGGTGTTCGAATGATTATCTGGGCATGGGTCAGAATAACCATGTGATCTCTGCGTTTTGCGACGCTGCTCAGGGCATGGGCGCAGGCGCAGGCGGCACCCGTAATATCTCT is a window of Coralliovum pocilloporae DNA encoding:
- a CDS encoding amino acid ABC transporter ATP-binding protein; amino-acid sequence: MSWTDDQPMVSVKDVHKAFGDLEVLKGVSFDVMKGEVICIIGPSGSGKSTLIRCINALNDIQQGSILVEGQEVNDPDLDKLELRKKVGMVFQQYNLFPHKTALQNVMMAPIRVLKQDKAETEKLARALIKKVRLEGKENSYPGELSGGQQQRVAIARSLAMKPDVMLFDEVTAALDPETVNEVLITIKELAEDGMTCILVTHEMGFAREVADHIYFTDRGLIVEHGPPATFFDDAKDPRTKEFLSQIL
- a CDS encoding amino acid ABC transporter permease, with protein sequence MEAFFEWFRVLYDNTGINLPFLYDAYDRGRMLNGFLTTIKLSVICLIFSVIIGIIGAWLQGSSFKWTRRFVNGYIQLFRNTPPLVQLYFFYFAIGSLMPKVQTEWGGEAPLLGSFEWAVISLSFFAGAFNVEIFRSGIEAVPKSTVEAAEALGFTRLQIYRDITLPLAFRVALPALNNNLVNLVKTTTLAYAIAVPEMLYEANQIWSDNVNVTEMMVFLLLAYFLLVGVLVWGMNSWERRLKIPGYG
- a CDS encoding amino acid ABC transporter permease encodes the protein MSAPEFKSDMAVMLPRKTRSTQGDGFSLKPRHGLIILGLCLVSSSLVYATDGTARPSSLDTLVKWMPLLLQGFIFNIIISMCAMALGTVVGTALGLGQISLNPVVRKSTWFITQFFRNAPWLVLLFFAMFLLPFEFNLGFVTIPFPDWVKAIIGLSLPVMANVSEIVRGAIVSLPSGQWEAAESLAYTRRQTLWLIILPQCVKRMLPPWMNLYSILTMATVLASVVGVSEVMTLTGEALAAEGGRTDLLAPFYSFVLLLFFIYCYPIARWTVYLEKKFAVKT
- a CDS encoding aldehyde dehydrogenase family protein: MKRLTKFYIDGAWVDPVEPRDFDVINPATEEPAAVISMGSPADVDKAVAAARAAFDDWAETPVEERASLLERLIEIYQSRSEAMAVAMVEEMGTPLTFSRDYQAPCGDGHIQSTVDALRAHAFERPSPRGGSLLRDEPVGVCGLITPWNWPINQVVVKVAPALAAGCTVILKPSEFSPISAVLFTEMIHEAGFPKGVFNLINGDGPGVGSALTTHPDVDMVSFTGSTRAGIAISKAAADTVKRVALELGGKSPNILFADADLEQATAFSVEAVFSNSGQTCDAPTRLLVERSVYDKVVELAQKEAENTRVADPMSEGDHIGPVVNKRQFETIQMMIEKGMGEGARLIAGGLGRPEGLDKGYFVRPTIFADVNNEMAIARDEIFGPVLTIIPFDTEEEAIRVANDTPYGLGAFVQSGDRARAQRVARKLRAGTVSINGEAYDYDVPFGGYKQSGNGRENGVYGLHDYLEVKAITG
- a CDS encoding type I secretion system permease/ATPase, translated to MKSASSGDGAPVSGAFRSVRGAFMGVGLVSMVINMLMLTGPLFMLQVYDRVLASGSVPTLVVIGSLAFALYVFYGLLEGVRSRILSRLGQRVDARLSSRAYDLSTYLPLVLGPKAARLRPVQDLDTMRQFLSGPGPAALFDVPWMPFYLAVVFLFHPILGFVAFGGALLITVLIGLNEVFTRKPARESAQETGRRQQLVEVSRRNGEAVRAMGMTEALKTRWEEGNSAYLSSQRRAADVAGLFSTSTKAFRFLLQSAILGVGAWLAIGQEITPGVMIAASIMTSRALAPIEQAVAHWRGFVAARQSHARLKKMMDRGEEQTARMDMPLPEQSLKFEAVASGPAGDTKPFIQNISFQLKAGDGLGIIGASGSGKSTLARTMVGVLPALRGKVKFDGSELSQWPSERVGQFIGYLPQDIQLFDGTIAENIARFQTDAPSEAIIKAAKQADIHGLITELPDGFNTVIGSAGMTLSGGQKQRVALARALYGEPFLVVLDEPNSNLDAEGEAALTNAIKEMRERGSIVVVVAHRPSAIAAVDTILCMTKGQASALGPKDEVMKQVIAPVPGAKGAA
- a CDS encoding HlyD family type I secretion periplasmic adaptor subunit — protein: MSEQSMPQSSPAAHGEQILSQSIRRHLVWAAVLIVTLFGGIGAWAALTEISGAVVASGVVVVETNTKQVQHQEGGIVRTIQVRNGDAVKAGDLLIRLDDTVTRANLSVITQQLDELSAQEARLIAEQSGADGITFPDQISSNADARALRLIRDSQSQLLEARRKSLSGRKTQLREQITQFEKQIDGLTAQRDAKAKEIKLIREELVDLEKLLAQELVSSTRVTALKRDEARLEGEHGGFIAQIAQTREGISERSIQILQIEEEARADVLQQLQETRSRIAQLQEQRIAAEDQLTRVDIRAPRSGFVHNLSIHTIGGVIGPAETVMVIVPREDLLVVEAQVQPVDIDQLTAEQQATIRLPSFDQRTTPELKATLKTVSADLTQDQVSGLSYYLVRLTIPDEELAKLNGKRLIPGMPVEAFLKTEDRTVLSYIVKPITDQIAHALKER